From one Xiphias gladius isolate SHS-SW01 ecotype Sanya breed wild chromosome 12, ASM1685928v1, whole genome shotgun sequence genomic stretch:
- the si:dkey-183c6.7 gene encoding urea transporter 2, translating to MWMETKAEVEEASRSRASLSRRVLSSLLLCTGDMMHLNEYMQDKSFVLQLAVWGLRGVTRVILANNPLSGALILAALYWASPWQGLLGTLGILVSTLTAVVMGQDSAEVSGGLHGFNGMLVSLLMGVFSSAGDWYWWLLLPVCLGSATCVFLFSGLSSVLDRWDLPVAVFPFNIIIILYLLCTGQDNPYFPQYPAVPPGVLGPNDTKLVAVEVIRGIPLGVGQIFACGALGPSLLILGAVLLYSPLLAIHGLLGSAVGTLAGLSVAVCHDSLYSGLSGFNGALGCMAIGGLFFTFSWRTHLFAIASAFLSAYADIALRNLLGTVGLPACSWAATLIATLMLLLTGSLAAYRIPIGQVMAPEHNLRSRSQWAAGNNAEQESTDV from the exons atgtggatggaaacaaaagcagaggtGGAAGAGGCCAGCAGGAGTCGTGCCAGCCTCAGCCGGCGTGTGTTGAGCAGCCTGCTGTTGTGTACTGGGGACATGATGCACTTGAATGAGTACATGCAGG ACAAGTCATTTGTGCTGCAGCTGGCAGTGTGGGGCCTGAGAGGGGTGACCAGAGTGATTCTAGCCAACAACCCGCTGAGCGGCGCTCTCATCCTGGCTGCATTGTACTGGGCTTCCCCCTGGCAGGGTCTGCTGGGAACTCTGGGTATACTGGTCTCTACACTAACAGCTGTTGTCATGGGACAAGACAG cGCTGAGGTGTCAGGAGGTCTCCATGGTTTTAACGGCATGTTGGTGTCTCTGCTGATGGGAGTGTTTAGCTCGGCTGGGGACTGGTACTggtggctgctgctgcctgtctgCTTGGGGTCAGCTACGTG TGTCTTTCTGTTCAGTGGTCTCTCCTCAGTGTTGGACCGCTGGGACTTGCCGGTAGCTGTGTTTCCcttcaacatcatcatcatcctctacCTCCTTTGTACCGGCCAAGACAATCCCTATTTTCCGCAATACCCGGCTGTGCCACCAGGGGTGCTGGGGCCTAATGACACCAAACTCGTTGCAGTGGAG GTGATACGTGGCATACCTCTTGGTGTGGGTCAGATCTTTGCCTGTGGAGCCCTGGGGCCCTCCCTCCTCATCCTGGGAGCCGTTCTGCTCTATTCACCCCTGCTGGCCATCCACGGTCTGCTGGGATCAGCAGTTGGCACGTTGGCTG GTTTATCCGTGGCGGTGTGTCATGATTCTCTGTACTCAGGTCTGTCAGGGTTTAATGGAGCTCTGGGCTGCATGGCTATCGGAGGACTCTTCTTCACCTTCAGCTGGAGGACCCACCTCTTTGCCATTGCCAgcg CCTTCCTCTCTGCATATGCTGACATCGCTCTCAGGAATCTGCTGGGAACT GTGGGTCTCCCAGCATGCAGTTGGGCAGCTACTCTGATAGCCACACTGATGTTGCTGCTGACCGGCAGTTTAGCAGCATACCGCATCCCTATTGGTCAAGTTATGGCCCCTGAACACAACCTGCGCTCTCGCAGCCAATGGGCAGCTGGGAACAATGCCGAGCAAGAAAGCACTGATGTGTAG